The Planctomycetota bacterium genome window below encodes:
- a CDS encoding cytochrome c peroxidase — MGIGRALRPRAGRRALGAALLAAACLSVPAAEAAARPGIPLGDHGAAKMEFQLQELAKLLPETDVAHAPAGLDPVIWEAFVPKDNEMSARRVALGRKLYFDTRLSKDGTVACATCHDVTRGFTDQLKVSEGVGNQLGQRNAPTVLNTVLLQVAFLDGRSPTLDHQATQPIINPIEMGMPDAAAAVKAISGDPDYQKAFKEAYGRDVNFEDIGRAIAAFERTLVFLDSPFRRFLEGDENAISADAHAGWDLFNGKARCVTCHHMSPGNPLGTDNRFHNIGVSARHQDFESLAAQALKLLKADPSEKKLDELALSTPMSELGRFMVTKNRADIGAFRTSILLNVAITPPYMHDGSLPTLWDVMDHYNKGGEANLFLDGGMEPLALTEAEIDQLVAFMFSLTDSRFAAENERQLVAQRNAAARVRAFRDDRIAQRKKLAFEDRIKDATRRSK; from the coding sequence ATGGGCATTGGGAGAGCCTTGCGCCCGCGGGCCGGGCGGAGGGCGCTGGGCGCGGCATTGCTCGCCGCCGCCTGCCTGAGCGTACCCGCCGCCGAGGCGGCGGCCAGGCCGGGCATCCCCCTGGGGGACCACGGCGCCGCCAAGATGGAGTTCCAGCTCCAGGAGCTGGCCAAGCTTCTGCCGGAGACCGACGTCGCGCATGCACCCGCCGGGCTGGACCCCGTGATCTGGGAGGCCTTCGTGCCGAAGGACAACGAGATGAGCGCCCGGCGCGTGGCGCTGGGCCGCAAGCTGTACTTCGACACGCGCCTCTCCAAAGATGGAACGGTCGCGTGTGCGACCTGCCACGACGTGACCCGCGGGTTCACCGACCAGCTCAAGGTCTCTGAGGGCGTCGGCAACCAGCTCGGGCAACGCAACGCCCCCACCGTGCTCAACACCGTCTTGCTCCAGGTGGCCTTCCTCGACGGGCGCTCCCCCACCCTCGACCACCAGGCCACCCAGCCCATCATCAACCCCATCGAGATGGGCATGCCGGACGCCGCGGCCGCCGTCAAGGCCATCAGCGGGGACCCCGACTACCAGAAGGCGTTCAAGGAGGCCTACGGCCGCGACGTGAACTTCGAGGACATCGGCCGCGCCATCGCCGCCTTCGAGCGGACCTTGGTCTTCCTGGACTCCCCCTTCCGCCGATTCCTCGAGGGCGACGAGAACGCCATTTCGGCTGACGCACACGCCGGCTGGGACCTTTTCAACGGCAAAGCGCGCTGCGTCACCTGCCACCACATGAGCCCCGGCAACCCCCTGGGCACCGATAACCGCTTCCACAATATCGGCGTCTCCGCGCGGCACCAGGACTTCGAGTCGCTGGCCGCCCAGGCGCTCAAGCTCCTCAAGGCCGACCCGTCGGAGAAGAAGCTCGACGAGCTGGCCCTCAGCACGCCGATGAGCGAACTCGGCCGGTTCATGGTCACGAAGAACCGGGCCGACATCGGAGCCTTCCGCACCTCCATCCTGCTCAATGTCGCCATCACCCCGCCCTACATGCACGATGGTTCGCTGCCCACGTTGTGGGACGTGATGGACCACTACAACAAGGGGGGCGAGGCCAACCTGTTCCTGGACGGCGGCATGGAGCCGCTCGCCCTCACCGAGGCCGAGATCGATCAACTCGTGGCGTTCATGTTCAGCCTCACCGATAGCCGGTTTGCGGCCGAGAACGAGCGCCAACTCGTCGCCCAGCGCAACGCGGCGGCCCGAGTGCGCGCCTTCCGCGACGACAGGATCGCGCAGCGAAAGAAGCTGGCCTTCGAGGACCGGATCAAAGACGCCACGCGGCGCTCGAAGTGA
- a CDS encoding metallophosphoesterase, with protein sequence MKPKHPSVETRYMEARQGFFASLRNLDRRSFLKVSAASAAAAAAHGLVPPASFAPVSVAHGAPDAKDTPAFRFAYISDSHLYSKDLNDRFARALMRAVDDVNNLDPQPDFVFYGGDLAQLGQAHELDLGAQILKNLKAPLKIMVGEHDWYLDMGARWRELFGEPTYSFDHKGVHFVVLMSVVEADFWTRRGMTPMERMMTVAGLDNGVQSPFTVGPEQRAWLQKDLEKLPNSAPLIVFSHSPLYKLYKNWNFWTDDADEVQAILKRFDRVVVIHGHTHQLLTNRIGNIHFHGLLSTAWPWPYAPQGMPELTIQMSRPDPFNPNDGCGDGEVLVHPDGLVDKVYALWNRNPITVAKGYTASWGKECVPPKPNRPSF encoded by the coding sequence ATGAAACCCAAGCACCCAAGTGTCGAGACCCGATACATGGAGGCGCGCCAGGGGTTCTTCGCCTCGCTGCGGAACCTGGACCGCCGCTCGTTCCTCAAGGTGTCGGCGGCCTCCGCCGCGGCCGCCGCGGCGCATGGCCTCGTGCCGCCGGCCTCGTTCGCCCCGGTGAGCGTGGCCCACGGCGCCCCGGACGCCAAGGATACCCCCGCCTTCCGCTTCGCCTACATCTCCGATTCCCACCTGTACTCGAAGGACCTCAACGACCGCTTCGCGCGCGCTCTGATGCGCGCCGTGGACGATGTGAACAACCTCGACCCCCAGCCCGACTTCGTCTTCTACGGCGGGGACCTGGCCCAGCTCGGCCAGGCGCATGAGCTGGACCTGGGCGCGCAGATCCTCAAGAACCTCAAGGCGCCCCTGAAGATCATGGTCGGCGAGCATGACTGGTATCTCGACATGGGGGCCCGATGGCGCGAGCTCTTCGGCGAGCCCACCTACTCGTTCGACCACAAGGGCGTGCACTTCGTCGTGCTGATGAGCGTGGTGGAGGCGGACTTCTGGACCCGGCGCGGCATGACCCCCATGGAGCGCATGATGACCGTGGCCGGCCTCGACAACGGGGTGCAGAGCCCCTTCACGGTCGGCCCCGAGCAGCGCGCCTGGCTCCAGAAGGACCTCGAGAAGCTGCCCAACAGCGCCCCTCTCATCGTCTTCTCCCACTCGCCCCTCTACAAGCTCTACAAGAACTGGAACTTCTGGACCGATGACGCCGACGAGGTGCAGGCGATCCTCAAGCGCTTCGACCGCGTGGTGGTCATCCACGGCCACACGCATCAGCTCCTCACCAACCGGATCGGCAACATCCACTTCCACGGCCTGCTCTCCACCGCCTGGCCGTGGCCCTATGCGCCCCAGGGCATGCCCGAGCTGACCATCCAGATGAGCCGGCCCGACCCGTTCAACCCCAACGACGGCTGCGGCGACGGCGAAGTGCTCGTCCACCCCGACGGGCTGGTGGACAAGGTGTACGCCCTCTGGAACCGCAACCCGATCACCGTCGCGAAAGGCTACACGGCCAGTTGGGGCAAGGAATGCGTCCCCCCCAAACCGAATCGCCCGAGCTTCTGA